Proteins encoded in a region of the Rutidosis leptorrhynchoides isolate AG116_Rl617_1_P2 chromosome 9, CSIRO_AGI_Rlap_v1, whole genome shotgun sequence genome:
- the LOC139867862 gene encoding F-box protein At5g03100-like — protein MKEVKRRLEDVTDLVHLIQSLLPVEEAARTCVLSKSWRHAWNTIPTLRFHDRVTMHFIDRTMSRYYKYNIPVKTFDLRIRIKNKQSASLANKWIQTAATQRCLKELSLTIYNSRCSEFILTDEIFSGENLHIFEVYCFGTIDRDDIVSVTRNRVINCVSLRILTLYSVKISDKVLNSLFSTCTLLEEIHLLFCTGLTNIKIKNLRYLQKLKLVSSEEEYKTLEVDDVPNLETFGYKCCGNPRTFKIDSISRVTKLSLFDVILDVAFFDNIKSKLHFLENLKLEFSSWCPEKLDITSASLKKLTIIFFEYERIDDVQVSAPKLCHLIYGCPTIIPNLSFQNHTTPGKIQLDLLDLGTPTDNHRLYNMRELLDFSSEFDIGIKFHTYYDQNALDMDIDDLKIRFPFPAKNVHKLSFSSDGWLHPSYLDALFTICHPNYITAAVRKKYSSLTSELLKRKTLELKHIEFKNSDNNKWEHLTDTSLVKIDRCYTLELKLNWCSL, from the coding sequence ATGAAGGAGGTGAAGAGAAGATTAGAAGATGTTACGGATTTGGTTCACCTCATACAATCTTTGTTGCCGGTAGAAGAAGCTGCTCGCACTTGCGTTTTGTCAAAGTCATGGCGACACGCATGGAATACCATCCCTACCCTCAGGTTTCATGATCGTGTAACTATGCACTTTATTGATAGAACTATGTCAAGGTATTACAAATACAACATACCAGTTAAAACTTTTGATCTCCGAATAAGAATCAAAAACAAACAGTCGGCTTCCCTTGCTAATAAATGGATTCAAACCGCTGCTACCCAAAGATGTCTTAAGGAGCTTTCCCTCACAATCTATAACTCTAGGTGTAGCGAGTTTATACTTACAGATGAGATATTTTCCGGAGAAAATCTACACATATTTGAAGTTTATTGTTTTGGTACCATAGATAGAGATGATATTGTTTCGGTGACTCGAAATCGTGTGATTAACTGTGTGTCATTGAGAATACTCACGTTGTACAGTGTGAAGATAAGTGACAAGGTACTTAATAGCTTATTCTCCACTTGTACATTACTTGAGGAGATACACCTTTTATTTTGCACTGGTTTGACGAATATCAAGATAAAAAATCTGCGTTATCTTCAAAAGTTAAAATTAGTATCATCCGAAGAAGAATATAAAACTTTGGAAGTTGATGATGTCCCTAACCTTGAAACTTTTGGGTACAAGTGTTGTGGCAATCCCAGGACATTCAAGATTGATTCAATAAGTAGAGTGACAAAGTTAAGTTTATTTGACGTGATCCTAGATGTTGCATTTTTTGATAACATCAAATCGAAATTACATTTTCTTGAGAATTTAAAGCTTGAATTTAGTTCCTGGTGTCCGGAAAAGTTGGATATTACAAGTGCGTCATTGAAAAAACTGACCATAATCTTCTTTGAATACGAGCGGATCGACGACGTACAAGTTTCTGCTCCTAAATTatgtcatttgatttacggttgcccCACAATTATTCCTAatctctcgtttcaaaatcatactACTCCGGGAAAAATTCAGCTTGATCTTCTCGACTTAGGGACGCCCACGGATAATCATCGTCTTTATAACATGAGGGAATTACTCGATTTTTCAAGCGAGTTTGACATTGGAATAAAATTTCATACTTATTATGATCAAAATGCACTGGACATGGATATTGATGATCTCAAAATACGGTTCCCATTTCCGGCTAAAAACGTGCACAAACTATCGTTTTCATCTGATGGTTGGCTCCACCCTTCATATTTAGATGCACTGTTTACAATTTGCCATCCCAATTACATAACAGCTGCTGTACGTAAAAAATACAGTAGCTTAACAAGTGAATTGTTGAAAAGGAAAACGTTGGAACTGAAACATATCGAGTTCAAAAATTCAGATAACAATAAGTGGGAACATCTAACTGACACTAGTCTAGTTAAAATTGACAGGTGCTATACTCTTGAGTTGAAACTAAACTGGTGCTCCCTCTAG